One Saccharomyces kudriavzevii IFO 1802 strain IFO1802 genome assembly, chromosome: 7 DNA segment encodes these proteins:
- the VAS1 gene encoding valine--tRNA ligase (similar to Saccharomyces cerevisiae VAS1 (YGR094W); ancestral locus Anc_3.433) — translation MNKWLNVLSLPITFRFLSSHHRQSLPLFQNFLLKKSLTHNQVRFFKMSDLDNLPQVDPKTGEVIINPLKEDGSPKTSKEVEKEKKKAEKLLKFAAKQAKKNAASTTGASQKKPKKKKEVEPIPEFVDKTNPGEKKILVSLDDPALKAYNPANVESSWYDWWVKTGVFEPEFTADGKNKPEGVFCIPAPPPNVTGALHIGHALTIAIQDSLIRYNRMKGKTVLFLPGFDHAGIATQSVVEKQIWAKEKKTRHDYGREAFVGKVWEWKEEYHSRIKNQIQKLGASYDWSREAFTLSPELTKSVEEAFVRLHDEGVIYRASRLVNWSVKLNTAISNLEVENKDIKSRALLSVPGYDEKVEFGVLTSFAYPVIDSDEKLIIATTRPETIFGDTAVAVHPDDDRYKHLHGKFIQHPFLPRKIPIITDKDAVDMEFGTGAVKITPAHDQNDYNTGKRHQLEFINILTDDGLLNEECGPEWQGMKRFDARKRVIEQLKEKNLYVGQEDNEMTIPTCSRSGDIIEPLLKPQWWVSQGEMAKEAIKVVKDGQITITPKSSEAEYFHWLGNIQDWCISRQLWWGHRCPVYFIDIEGEEHDRIDGEYWVAGKTLEEAQKKAVAKFPNAKFTLEQDEDVLDTWFSSGLWPFSTLGWPEKTKDMETFYPFSMLETGWDILFFWVTRMILLGLKLTGSVPFKEVFCHSLVRDAQGRKMSKSLGNVVDPLDVIAGIKLDDLHAKLSQGNLDPREIEKAKAGQRESYPNGIPQCGTDAMRFALCAYTTGGRDINLDILRVEGYRKFCNKIYQATKFALMRLGDDYQPSATEGLSGNESLVEKWILHKLTETSKIVNEALDKRDFLTSTSAIYEFWYLICDVYIENSKYLIQEGSNVEKKSAKDTLYILLDNALRLIHPFMPFISEEMWQRIPKRSTEKAASIVKAAYPVYKSEYDDDKSANAYDLILNITKEARSLLSEYNILKNGKVFVESNHEEYYKTANDQKDSIVSLIKAIDEVALARDASEIPEGCVLKSVNPEVNVHLLVKGHVDIDAEISKVQKKLEKANKSKNGIEQTINSKDYESKANEQAKEANKTKLDNTVAEIEGLEATIENLKRLKL, via the coding sequence ATGAATAAGTGGTTAAACGTATTATCTTTACCAATTACTTTTCGGTTTTTGAGTTCTCACCATAGGCAATCATTACCACTTTTTCAGAACTTTCTTTTAAAGAAATCGTTAACCCATAATCAAGTCAGATTCTTTAAAATGAGCGATCTTGATAATTTGCCTCAAGTTGACCCAAAAACTGGTGAGGTCATCATTAATCCATTAAAGGAAGATGGCTCTCCAAAGACTTCTAAGGAAGTcgaaaaagagaagaaaaaagctgAAAAACTGCTTAAGTTTGCTGCTAAGcaggccaaaaaaaatgctgcTTCTACCACTGGTGCCTCCCAAAAAAAACctaagaagaagaaggaagtTGAGCCAATCCCAGAGTTTGTTGACAAAACTAATCCAGGtgagaagaagattttaGTTTCCCTGGATGATCCAGCCTTAAAAGCTTATAACCCAGCCAACGTCGAAAGTTCTTGGTACGATTGGTGGGTTAAAACTGGTGTTTTTGAACCTGAATTTACCGCTGATGGTAAGAATAAACCAGAAGGTGTATTCTGTATTCCAGCGCCCCCCCCAAATGTCACCGGTGCCTTACATATTGGTCATGCTTTGACTATTGCCATCCAAGATTCTTTGATTAGATACAACAGAATGAAGGGTAAAACTGTTTTGTTCTTGCCAGGTTTTGATCATGCTGGCATTGCTACTCAATCTGTCGTTGAAAAGCAGATTTGGgccaaggaaaagaagactAGACACGACTATGGTAGAGAAGCCTTTGTTGGGAAGGTCTGGGAATGGAAAGAGGAATATCATAGCAGAATTAAgaatcaaattcaaaaattgggGGCTTCTTATGACTGGAGCCGCGAAGCTTTTACTTTAAGTCCAGAATTGACAAAGTCGGTCGAAGAAGCTTTTGTCAGATTGCATGATGAAGGTGTTATTTATCGTGCTTCCAGATTAGTCAACTGGTCTGTTAAGTTGAATACCGCCATCTCCAATTTGGAGGTTGAAAACAAGGATATTAAAAGTAGAGCTCTTTTGTCCGTCCCAGGCTACGACGAAAAGGTCGAATTTGGTGTTTTGACTTCTTTTGCTTATCCAGTCATCGATTCTGATGAGAAATTAATTATTGCTACTACTAGACCCGAAACTATATTCGGTGATACTGCAGTTGCAGTTCATCCTGATGATGACCGTTATAAACACTTGCATGGCAAGTTTATTCAACATCCATTcttgccaagaaaaattccaatTATCACTGATAAGGATGCCGTTGATATGGAATTCGGTACCGGTGCCGTTAAAATTACTCCGGCTCACGACCAAAATGATTACAACACTGGTAAGCGCCACCAGTTagaatttatcaatattttgaCTGACGATGGtttattgaatgaagaGTGTGGACCAGAATGGCAGGGCATGAAAAGATTCGatgcaagaaaaagggTTATCGAACAgttaaaggaaaagaacCTATACGTTGGCCAAGAAGATAACGAGATGACTATCCCGACCTGTTCTAGGTCAGGTGATATTATTGAACCTTTATTAAAACCTCAATGGTGGGTTTCTCAAGGTGAAATGGCCAAGGAGGCTATCAAAGTTGTCAAGGATGGCCAAATCACCATCACTCCTAAGTCGTCTGAGGCTGAATATTTCCATTGGTTGGGTAACATTCAAGATTGGTGTATTTCCAGACAATTATGGTGGGGTCACCGTTGTCCAGTTTACTTCATTGATATCGAAGGGGAAGAACACGATAGAATTGATGGTGAATATTGGGTTGCTGGTaaaactttggaagaagcCCAGAAAAAGGCTGTTGCCAAGTTCCCAAATGCCAAATTCACTTTGGAAcaggatgaagatgtttTAGACACCTGGTTCTCATCTGGTTTATGGCCATTTTCCACTCTGGGCTGGCCAGAAAAGACAAAGGACATGGAAACTTTCTATCCATTCTCTATGTTGGAAACTGGTTGGGAcattttgttcttctggGTTACTAGAATGATCCTACTGGGTTTAAAGTTGACTGGTTCCGTTCCATTCAAGGAAGTTTTCTGTCACTCTTTAGTTCGTGATGCGCAAGGTCGTAAGATGTCCAAATCGTTAGGTAATGTCGTTGACCCATTAGACGTTATTGCTGGTATTAAGTTGGACGACCTACACGCTAAACTATCGCAAGGTAACCTGGATCcaagagaaattgaaaaagcaaaagctGGACAAAGGGAATCCTATCCTAACGGTATTCCTCAATGTGGTACTGATGCTATGAGATTCGCCCTGTGCGCCTATACCACTGGTGGCCGTGATATCAACTTGGATATATTGCGTGTTGAAGGTTACAGAAAGTTTTGTAACAAGATTTACCAAGCTACTAAGTTTGCATTGATGAGATTGGGTGATGATTATCAACCATCTGCCACTGAAGGTCTATCGGGTAATGAATCTCTGGTTGAAAAGTGGATCTTGCACAAGCTAACTGAAACTTCCAAGATCGTAAACGAAGCCTTAGATAAGCGTGACTTCTTGACATCTACCAGCGCTATTTATGAATTTTGGTATTTGATTTGTGACGTCTACATTGAAAACTCCAAGTACTTGATTCAGGAAGGCTCTAACgttgagaaaaaatcagCCAAAGATACTCTGTATATTCTATTAGACAACGCTTTGAGGTTGATTCATCCATTTATGCCATTCATTTCTGAGGAAATGTGGCAAAGAATTCCAAAGCGTTCCACTGAAAAGGCTGCCTCCATTGTCAAGGCCGCTTATCCAGTTTACAAATCCGAATATGATGACGATAAGTCTGCCAATGCTTACGACTTAATCTTGAACATCACTAAGGAGGCTCGTTCTCTATTATCTGAATACAATATCTTGAAGAACGGAAAAGTGTTTGTCGAATCTAATCACGAAGAATACTATAAAACTGCTAATGATCAGAAGGATTCTATTGTTTCTTTGATCAAGGCCATTGATGAAGTCGCCCTTGCCCGGGACGCCTCTGAAATTCCAGAAGGGTGTGTGTTGAAGTCTGTTAATCCAGAAGTTAATGTGCATCTGTTGGTCAAGGGTCACGTTGACATCGATGCTGAAATTTCTAAGGTCCAAAAGAAGCTTGAAAAGGCTAACAAGTCCAAGAATGGTATCGAACAAACCATTAATAGTAAGGATTATGAAAGCAAGGCTAATGAACAAGCCAAGGAGGCCAACAAAACTAAGTTGGATAACACTGTTGCTGAAATTGAAGGTTTGGAAGCCACTATTGAAAACCTGAAACGTTTAAAACTGTAG
- the RRP46 gene encoding exosome non-catalytic core subunit RRP46 (similar to Saccharomyces cerevisiae RRP46 (YGR095C); ancestral locus Anc_3.434), which yields MSVRAEIGMLDNVDGSSQFVSQDTKIICSVTGPIEAKARQELPTQLALEIIVRPAKGVATTREKLLEDKLRAVLTPLIARYCYPRQLCQITCQILESGEDEPEFSLRELSCCINAAFLGLVDAGIAMNSMCASIPIAIMKDSNEIIANPTAEQLKTSVSVHSLALEFVDGGNVIKNVLLLDSNGDFNEDQLFNVLELGEQKCQELVQDLRKIIQDGISPCLVV from the coding sequence ATGAGTGTCCGCGCAGAAATAGGTATGCTGGACAATGTAGACGGTTCATCTCAATTCGTGTCACAAGATACCAAGATTATTTGTTCTGTAACGGGTCCCATTGAAGCAAAGGCAAGACAAGAACTGCCCACACAGCTAGCGCTAGAAATTATTGTACGTCCCGCAAAGGGCGTGGCCACTACTAGAGAAAAACTACTTGAAGACAAATTGCGCGCGGTACTGACTCCACTCATCGCCCGTTATTGTTATCCAAGACAACTTTGTCAAATAACTTGTCAAATCTTGGAATCTGGTGAAGACGAACCGGAATTCTCTCTAAGAGAACTAAGTTGCTGTATAAACGCCGCATTTTTGGGTTTAGTGGACGCAGGAATCGCCATGAATAGCATGTGCGCAAGCATCCCAATCGCCATCATGAAGGACTCAAATGAAATCATTGCAAATCCCACCGCTGAGCAGTTGAAGACATCGGTATCCGTTCATTCTCTGGCCCTAGAGTTTGTCGATGGCGGTAACGTGATAAAAAACGTCTTATTGCTGGATAGCAATGGtgatttcaatgaagaCCAATTGTTCAACGTGCTGGAGCTCGGTGAACAAAAATGTCAAGAACTTGTCCAGGAtttaagaaaaataatacaGGACGGAATATCCCCTTGTCTAGTCGTGTAA
- the TPC1 gene encoding thiamine transporter TPC1 (similar to Saccharomyces cerevisiae TPC1 (YGR096W); ancestral locus Anc_3.435): protein MAKEEDSLRKGQNVALWKTLLAGAVSGLLARSVTAPMDTIKIRLQLTPANGLKPLGSQVMKVAGSMIKNEGIRAFWKGNVPGSLLYVTYGSAQFGSYALFNRYLAPFGLEARLHSLVVGALAGTASSFLSYPFDVLRTRLVANNQIQSISIGREVHDIWKLEGLAGFFKGSIASMATIAVTASVMFGTYETIRIYCDENEKTTTAGKKWELAALNHSAGAIGGVIAKITTFPLETIRRRMQFMNSRHVEKFSKHSAVYSSYKGYGFARIGLKIVKQEGVSSLYRGILVALSKTIPTAFVSFWGYETAIHYLRLY from the coding sequence ATGGCCAAAGAGGAGGACTCTTTGAGAAAGGGGCAGAACGTGGCTCTATGGAAAACGTTGTTGGCCGGTGCCGTGTCCGGACTGCTGGCCCGGAGTGTAACTGCCCCCATGGATACCATCAAGATCAGGCTTCAATTGACACCCGCAAATGGGCTCAAACCCTTAGGGAGCCAAGTCATGAAGGTAGCGGGGAGTATGATAAAAAACGAAGGTATCCGGGCCTTCTGGAAGGGAAATGTGCCGGGTTCGTTGCTATACGTCACTTATGGATCAGCGCAGTTCGGTTCATACGCGCTCTTCAATAGGTATTTGGCGCCATTCGGACTAGAGGCTCGGTTACATAGCCTTGTCGTCGGAGCCCTTGCCGGTACGGCTAGCTCCTTTCTCTCTTACCCGTTTGATGTTCTGCGAACCCGCCTAGTCGCTAATAACCAGATACAGTCAATAAGCATCGGGAGAGAAGTGCACGATATCTGGAAACTAGAAGGTCTCGCCGGGTTTTTCAAAGGCTCCATCGCATCGATGGCAACCATCGCTGTAACCGCATCGGTAATGTTCGGAACATACGAAACAATCAGGATATACTGCGacgaaaacgaaaaaacgACGACGGCGGGTAAAAAATGGGAACTGGCTGCCTTAAATCACAGCGCCGGCGCCATCGGCGGAGTGATTGCCAAGATCACCACGTTTCCCTTGGAGACGATCCGCAGAAGGATGCAGTTCATGAACTCAAGGCACGTGGAGAAATTCTCCAAGCATTCCGCAGTGTACAGTTCCTACAAAGGGTACGGGTTCGCAAGAATCGGTTTGAAGATTGTGAAGCAAGAAGGCGTGAGCTCGCTTTACAGAGGCATCCTTGTAGCGCTGTCCAAGACAATTCCTACCGCTTTCGTCAGTTTCTGGGGGTATGAAACGGCCATCCACTATTTGCGACTATACTGA
- the ASK10 gene encoding Ask10p (similar to Saccharomyces cerevisiae ASK10 (YGR097W) and RGC1 (YPR115W); ancestral locus Anc_3.438) — protein sequence MSDYFSSRPLQTLTPMGNRPTGDDASSIHSKSSQYLMDILPDSMTLNESVSPTVANSQAKEFILPETDERSPYFINVPIPKAQPTSTSETKKPLSGDEAIDGQFVKEYPTDILVDRFYKWKKILKGLIIYLREVAYSQEQFARINYQLKGSVKFPFLTDIDETTNTITDPFTAAPRGPKKPQPPQKKVVLTENEQFQMQMQQEQRENPLQPPTDESKMSLAPHEYKPVQTAESDNTSAASGFLKFGSGSIQDVQVILKKYHLSLANQQFKISKEITSTIIPKLEELRKDLRYKITEIKDLHGDFKTNIDAHVQLTSQLLKKYIAAVKFMNAHGIGNNKPTSANKKPHKLDPKHDPYLLKLQLDLQLKRQVAEETYLQEAFINLQTSGLQLEKIIYTKIQHALLRHSALIDSEARLMIKNMCRELQHGIISKPPALEWDNFVTQHPSCLLNWKSNDPIPPLRKVSDVVYPHMKSPLAKCIKAGYFLKKSELLPTYHQGYFVLTSNYIHEFQSSDFYNMSSSASTSTKPSAYSSSASITDACSGANSSKPNTHHRQISDTQNSSVTTAGATAINGTRSIRKKSYLAPIMSIPLNDCTVKDASSTKFVLVGKPTLNESVDVRKTSSSTYLSSSSQTSLPKYGHETAKIFSKAPFHKFLKGSKPKSKNSKSSELDQFYAAAQKESNNYVTWTFKIVSPEPTEEELKHFKRWVQDLKNLTSFNDTKERIKFIEDRVMKSHRFKAGHMSRNSINIGSHTSCLTDSSFTLQDCTTTSLNPKGRADKPQYIHIQNSPLADFDGNGFRSKVNTPAIDDYGNLITVERRPAQSPHQYPEYAATSGNTTPSYSSGSRPQSMYGGCNPAVSITSNGMMLQQSTINGNNNPTASLRHQRNVSQTSSLPGFSYTSPSLPVNSPGSSNSESSSGGYFAIPLHGSNNNCMQKNSEDSSPCYNDDIRQQQQPQQMQSLSRTSSSSINVTGMRSTSAGNPPTANVAIVPKVMVNNQNVKTVSADHSATASSSPTMNSPLTTTNRESPYQALKKTNSTGNVPCLSTEKTHAHPAFYKRGNNSAQNLTTSATTASRVHPIRKHKKNVSFSSLNSLMFSKKGANYGGNLMTNQFMSGGIQEDDGDSGNNDSIKLNQSIYS from the coding sequence ATGTCTGATTACTTTAGTTCCAGACCTCTGCAGACGCTCACGCCGATGGGTAATAGGCCCACTGGCGATGACGCCTCCTCCATCCACTCAAAGAGTTCCCAGTACTTGATGGATATCTTACCGGATTCAATGACCTTGAACGAAAGCGTTTCTCCCACGGTAGCCAACAGTCAAGCGAAGGAGTTTATTTTGCCCGAAACGGATGAGAGATCTCCTTACTTCATCAACGTCCCCATACCCAAGGCCCAACCAACTTCAACTTCGGAAACGAAAAAGCCCCTTTCTGGCGACGAAGCCATCGACGGGCAGTTTGTTAAGGAGTATCCAACCGATATCCTTGTAGACAGGTTTTAtaaatggaagaaaattttgaaaggtTTGATCATTTATTTAAGGGAGGTTGCTTATTCTCAAGAACAGTTTGCTAGAATCAACTATCAGCTGAAAGGGTCTGTCAAGTTCCCCTTCTTAACCGATATTGATGAAACCACAAATACTATAACGGACCCATTTACAGCGGCTCCCAGAGGGCCCAAGAAACCGCAACCACCACAGAAAAAAGTAGTTCTGactgaaaatgaacaatttcaaatgcaaatgcaacaagaacaacGAGAAAACCCACTTCAACCCCCCACAGATGAAAGCAAAATGAGCTTGGCGCCTCACGAATACAAGCCCGTGCAAACTGCAGAATCAGACAACACGTCAGCTGCATCCGGATTTCTTAAATTTGGGTCAGGCTCTATCCAAGACGTTCAGgttattttgaagaagtatCATCTTTCATTAGCTAATCAACAATTTAAGATCTCTAAAGAAATCACGTCTACCATTATCCCTAAACTAGAAGAACTAAGAAAAGATTTGAGATATAAGATTACGGAGATTAAAGACTTGCACGGTGATTTCAAAACAAACATCGACGCTCATGTTCAGTTAACAAGTCAACTACTGAAAAAGTATATCGCGGCTGTGAAATTTATGAACGCTCATGGCATCGGGAATAATAAGCCCACTTCTGCAAATAAGAAGCCGCACAAACTAGACCCCAAGCACGACCCATATCTTTTGAAACTACAACTAGATTTGCAACTCAAGCGTCAAGTTGCAGAGGAAACTTACTTACAAGAGGCGTTTATCAACTTACAAACTTCAGGGTTACAGCTAGAAAAGATTATATACACAAAAATTCAGCATGCCCTATTACGTCATTCTGCTCTGATTGATTCTGAGGCTCGTTTgatgatcaaaaatatgTGCCGAGAACTACAACATGGTATAATCTCAAAGCCGCCCGCGCTCGAATGGGATAATTTCGTCACTCAACACCCTTCCTGTTTACTCAATTGGAAATCTAATGACCCTATACCACCTTTAAGAAAAGTTTCCGACGTCGTTTATCCCCATATGAAGTCTCCGTTGGCTAAGTGTATAAAAGCAGgctattttttgaaaaaatcagaacTACTGCCCACGTATCATCAGGGATATTTTGTCTTGACGTCAAATTATATCCATGAATTCCAAAGCAGTGATTTTTACAACATGTCATCCTCTGCTTCAACTTCCACAAAACCTTCAGCTTATTCCTCCTCGGCTTCCATTACTGATGCTTGTTCTGGCGCTAATAGTAGTAAACCCAACACCCACCATCGCCAAATCAGCGATACTCAAAACAGCAGCGTCACTACTGCCGGTGCAACCGCTATAAATGGCACGCGTAGTATTCGCAAAAAGAGTTATTTGGCGCCAATTATGAGTATTCCTTTAAATGATTGCACCGTAAAAGATGCCTCTTCTACCAAGTTTGTACTCGTAGGAAAGCCCACCCTCAATGAAAGTGTAGATGTCAGGAAAACAAGCTCCAGTACATATTTATCCAGTAGTTCGCAAACATCCCTACCAAAGTATGGTCACGAGACGGCAAAAATATTCTCGAAGGCTCCATTCcacaaatttttgaagggaAGTAAACCTAAAAGTAAGAACTCAAAATCAAGCGAATTGGACCAATTTTATGCTGCCGCtcaaaaagaatcaaaCAATTACGTAACTTGGACTTTCAAAATAGTATCCCCAGAGCCTACCGAGGAGGAATTAAAGCATTTCAAGCGGTGGGTccaagatttgaaaaatttgacaagTTTTAATGATACTAAAGAAAGAatcaaatttattgaagatCGTGTCATGAAATCGCACCGATTTAAGGCAGGACATATGTCAAGAAATAGTATAAACATCGGTTCCCATACATCTTGTCTAACAGACAGCTCGTTCACATTACAAGACTGTACCACCACCTCCCTCAATCCAAAAGGTAGGGCAGACAAACCTCAGTATATTCATATTCAGAACAGTCCTCTGGCAGATTTCGATGGAAATGGTTTTAGGTCTAAGGTTAACACACCGGCCATCGATGACTATGGCAATCTGATCACAGTAGAAAGAAGGCCTGCTCAATCGCCACATCAATATCCTGAATACGCAGCCACTTCAGGTAATACAACGCCCTCTTATTCATCTGGTTCAAGACCCCAGAGCATGTATGGCGGGTGCAACCCGGCCGTGTCAATTACCAGTAATGGAATGATGCTGCAACAGTCGACAATAAACGGCAATAATAACCCAACAGCTAGCTTGCgccatcaaagaaatgtttCACAGACTAGCTCTTTGCCAGGCTTTTCATATACATCCCCATCATTACCAGTAAATTCTCCGGGCAGTTCCAATTCTGAATCCAGCTCAGGAGGATATTTTGCCATTCCTCTTCATGGGAGCAACAACAATTGcatgcaaaaaaattctgaAGACTCGAGCCCATGTTATAATGATGATATAcggcaacagcaacaaccaCAGCAAATGCAATCTTTATCAAGGACTTCAAGTTCAAGTATAAATGTCACAGGAATGAGAAGTACATCCGCTGGGAACCCACCTACCGCAAACGTTGCGATTGTACCTAAAGTAATGGTCAATAACCAAAATGTTAAAACTGTTTCTGCTGATCATTCAGCTACGGCTTCCTCGTCACCTACTATGAACTCTCCTCTGACAACGACCAACAGAGAATCACCATACCAAGCCCTCAAGAAAACGAATAGTACAGGAAATGTTCCTTGTTTGAGCACCGAAAAAACTCACGCGCATCCTGCTTTTTATAAACGAGGAAATAATAGTGCTCAAAATTTGACCACATCTGCTACAACAGCTTCTAGAGTACATCCTATTAGAAAGCATAAGAAAAACGTATCATTCAGCTCGCTCAATagtttgatgttttcaaaaaaaggtgCCAATTATGGTGGTAATTTAATGACAAACCAATTTATGAGTGGCGGAattcaagaagatgacgGAGATTCAGGTAATAACGATTCTATAAAACTAAATCAGTCAATCTATTCTTAA